The bacterium genome window below encodes:
- a CDS encoding ATP-grasp domain-containing protein — KLVGAVPMRKLRLTDKGKAWAGITIRDPELLEITERMIEALRWQGPCELEFMRHEQTGQYFLIEINPRFPSWCYLTTGSGQNLPYAVMQLALGNDPGVLPDYRSGVTFARHAVDIICDLKALEGLTVRGEVLYRTERDGKENL, encoded by the coding sequence AAAATTAGTTGGTGCTGTACCGATGCGGAAATTGCGGCTTACCGACAAAGGGAAAGCGTGGGCAGGCATCACGATTCGTGACCCCGAACTATTGGAAATAACCGAACGAATGATCGAAGCATTGCGCTGGCAAGGTCCTTGTGAACTTGAGTTTATGCGACATGAACAAACCGGTCAATATTTCCTTATCGAGATCAATCCCCGTTTCCCGTCATGGTGCTATTTGACCACCGGTTCGGGACAGAATTTACCCTATGCGGTGATGCAGCTTGCATTAGGTAATGATCCCGGTGTTCTTCCCGATTATCGAAGCGGAGTCACATTTGCTCGACATGCCGTCGATATTATTTGTGACTTAAAGGCGTTGGAAGGTTTGACTGTTCGCGGCGAAGTACTGTACCGCACCGAACGCGATGGGAAGGAGAATTTGTAA